ACacagagggaggagagagagaggctgCCTGGCtggctccccctccctccctccctccttttcatGGACTCTCTCGTCGGGCTGCTGCCGCTTTTCTTCCCTCCTCATTCCGTCTCGTTAATACCCAAAATGATTCAGCTCCATGGCTGCCACTGACGGGGATGCCCCTGCCCGGCtcagcccgccgctgccgccctgcTGTGCGCCGGTCCCGTACGTATCTccgctctcctgctgctgctgctgctccggcgGCGAGGGGCGCCGGGCTGCCCAGGGCCTGCCGGCCGCCCTCGCCCCGCcgaggcgaggaggaggagggcagctctgccggggcgagcggcggggaAGAAGGGGctcggccccggggccggccggccggctgccctgGGCAttccgctgcccgccccgggagAGGcgcagttggggggggggggggggggcggtgggagtcagaagctggggggtgggggaagagggaggcagAAAGTGAATGGCGGCGGGTTGGAAGTGTCACATTCGGCGGCGCTAATGGAGGGGCGGCGGAGGAGCGGTGCTCGCCCCCTCCCTGTCtcggaggggggaggaggaggggaggggggcggctCGCTGGCGGCGGTGCCGAGGCGCCTCAGCCCGTGctcctgggggggtggggggtgtgcgCGGTGTCCCTGCCCTGCCGTGAGCGCAGAGCTaactgtgtgtgtctgtctgtcttgtcTGTCTCTCTCCGCGCCGCGGGATCGCACGCTTAAAACACACCCGATACAATGCACCAGCCTGACTCAGCCGCAGACGTTAGTGCTAGGAAGATGGCGCACCCGGCGATGTTTCCTAGAAggggcagcagcagtagcagcggcagcagctgcgTTGCTGCTCCCACTGCACCAGGTACCGGCGTTGGGAGCGCTGCCCTCTCCGCCGAGGATTATCAGCCGCCTTTGCTGGTCCAGCCGCCGCCTCCGTCTCCTGCAGCATCTTCATCAGCGGGTCCGCAGGCGACACCCCCTCCTCCACAAAGCCTGAACCTCCTCTCGCAGTCTCAGCTCCAGCCGCAACCTCTTGCGCAGGCTGGAgcccaaatgaaaaagaaaagtggCTTCCAAATTACCAGCGTGACCCCTGCTCAAATATCAGCTAGTATGAGCTCTAATAACAGCATAGCTGAGGATACGGAAAGCTACGATGACCTGGATGAGTCCCACACCGAAGACCTGTCGTCTTCGGAAATCTTAGATGTTTCTTTATCCAGGGCCACTGACTTGGGAGAACCCGAGAGGAGCTCCTCTGAAGAGACTTTGAATAACTTCCAAGAGGCAGAGACTCCTGGGGCTGTTTCTCCAAACCAGCCTCATCTTCCTCAGCAGCATGCTCCTCTGCCTCATCACCCGCAGCAGAGTGTTGTGATCAATGGAAGTGTTCACCCCCATCAcgttcaccaccaccaccatcttcaccaccaccaccatggacaccatcaTCCGTCGCATCCTGGGGTGGGCAGTGCCCCAGTTTCTGGAGGACCACCGCCCAGTCCATCCTTTAGAAAACTATCCACAACTGGAAGCTCTGACAATGTTATATCAACTGCACCAGTTTCTGCTGCATCATCCACTGGTTCCCCAGCATCTGTCGTGTCTAATATCCGCACTACAAGTACTCCTGGCAATTTAGGTGTAAGTCCTGCTACTGGAACTAGTACCTTAAATAATATGGGTGGTGGTAGTTCTAGTGTGCTTGGTACTATGAATTTAAGCAACATCACGAGTACTGGTAATGTAAATGCTTTGTCTGGAACTAGCAGCAGCGCTAATGTGAGTATCTTGAGTGGTGTTGGCAATGGTACCGGTGCTTCCTCTAGTGTCATTAACAATGTTACTAATCCCGCTGCAGGGATGGCGGTGGGATCAAGCCAGCAACAGCCTGCATCTGGCACGTCAAGGTTTAGGGTTGTAAAATTAGATTCTAGTTCTGAACCTTTCAAAAAAGGTAGATGGACATGCACTGAGTTCTACGATAAAGAGAACGCTGTTGCAGTTTCAGAAGGAGTAGCAGTAAACAAAGCAGTAGAGACGATAAAACAAAACCCGCTTGAAGTGACTTCTGAAAGGGAGAGCACCAGTGGGAGTTCTGTTAGCAGCAATGTAAGCACACTGAGTCACTATACAGAAAGTGTGGGAAGTGGAGAAATGGGAGCACCTACCATGGTACAGCAGCAAGCGTTTCAAGGTGTGGGTCCGCAGCAGATGGATTTTAGCAGCGCTGGTCCTCCGGCAATTCCAGCATCTAGTATACCACAGAGTGTTTCTCAATCACAGCTTGCACAAGTCCAGCTGCATTCTCAAGAAGTAAACTATCCACAGCAGAAGCCAGGGGTCCAGCCTCCTGCGCAGGCCAGTCTAACCACTGTCACTGGGGTTCAGCCAGCCCCGGTTAGTATACTAGGTGTATCCCCGTCTCTGGGCCACCAGCAACCTGCCATTCAGAGTATAGCTCAACAGCAGCTGCCGTATTCTCAGCCGGCGCAGACTTTGCCagttgtgcagcagcagcagttgcagTATggacaacagcaacagcagcagcagcagacggTTCCTGCGCAGATGGCCACAGGTCACGTTAAGCCGGTGAACCAAAACTCCGTTACGGGGACTATGCCGGACTACATTCAGCATCAGCAGATCCTTCAGCCTCCTGCCCCTGCCATGCAGCCTGCTTCCACGGGAgtaggagcagggcagccggttCCCGTTGCCCAGGCGCAGAGCATGCCGCCCTCGGTGCAGGCACATCCAGCCGCTGCCCCAGCGCAGCCTGTGGCACATGCTCCAGCAGCGATACCGGGTGTAGGTACCAGTGGTCAGATGCTGAacgttgggcagcaaggaagcgTAGCCGCTGTGGTGCAACCACCATCTGCTGCCAACCAAATTCCACCTCCAGTTATGCCGTCGACGGCTGCTCCTCCATCTTCGCAAGTAGTGCAGCCTGTGCAGACAGGAATAATGCAGCAGGGATTACAGGCCAGCGCTTCAGGCCTCCCTCAGCAAATGGTCATTGCTCAGCAAAACACCTTGTTACCTGTACAGCCGCAGGCACAAGGGGTGGAATCTGTAGTCCAAGGGATGACTGGCCAGCAGCTGCCTGCGGTTAGCCCTATACCGTCTGCTAGTACTGTTCCTGCACCGAGTCAAGCTGGTTCAGCTGTGCCTCCTGGCATACCTTCAGCTTCTATAGGTTTGGGACAGCCACAGAACATAGCACAAGCTTCGGCTGTGCAGAACGGGAATTTGGCTCAAAGCGTTAGTCAGCCCCCCTTGATATCAACGAGTATAGGTATGCCGGTGGCGCAGAGCGTGCCGCAGCAGATACCGCTAAGCTCTACCCAGTTCCCCGCACAATCACTAGCTCAGTCAATTGTAAGCCAAACTGAAGATGGCAGACGCCCTACGGAACCTTCCTTGGTGGGTTTACCTCAAGCTGCCGGTGGCGAGAGTGGCGTTGGAGCATCGGCCGTTTCGGATGGCGGTAGCGGCAACATGCCGTCCTCCGCTTCCCTCTTTCCGCTGAAGGTGCTGCCGTTGACGACGCCTCTCGTAGATGGTGAGGATGAGAGGTAAGACTGCCTGTAACTTTTGTTAAAAGAGGGACTGTGTGATGGTTTGCTTTGCGCTAACTTGCGGGTCTCGTTACAGCCATTCTGTGAAATGAAGCGGTGTGATGTTTTTGTTTAATTAGAAATAATGGTTTCTCAAGTCCCAGCGCATGTAGGTATTATATTAAAATACTTGTTTTGCTCTTGAGGGGGTGGGTTGTATTGATTATGCTCCGAAACTACTGCTTGAGTAAATTACGTTTAACAGTCTGTGACAGTGCGTATATTCCCATTGTACAGAGGAAGACTGAAGAATACTGTGGAATGTGGGTATGCTGGTGGTGATTGTAGTTTAGATTATTTATTATACTgaaataattaatatttattcttaggtagatttttttttttcacaagcctGGACTTCATCCTGCCTCAGCTTCTCTTTTTCAAGTACTAACTTTACTCAGGTTGAACCAGTTGCGAGTCTGTGGTCTATGTAGAAGCCTTCTCTTTGACAGCCAAGAGACGCTTTAGGCAAATGAGTATGGTGGGAAAAGGGAGGTTCAGTAACACTGTCGTGGTTCTTTAAACTGGACTTCAGGCACTTTTGGTCTTGGTGGTTTTGCTTCAAAGCGTTAATCCATTGTGAGAGCCGCTTGGGCCTGCGGAGGAGTGGTGAGCCTTTGAACCTGGTGCACCAGCTCTGTGCAGCCCGAGTAAGGAACCGCACGTGCTCTCCCACCTTCGCCTCTTCTAGCAAATGACTGCTGGCTGGTCTTAGTAGTATGTACATGTGAAGAGTCTGATTTCTTTGGCAGTGTGCGCAGAAAAGCTGTGTCAGTTGTGAAGGGTCCTCACGTGTGCAGGCTGAAGCGATCTGAACAGCAGTTCTGAAGTGTGATAGTTTGATATAAATTATACGTGGAAATTCCCCACTGCACTGAGGACCTCTCGTGATACGCGTTTACGAACGGACAGAAGACTGTGGTGGTTCTCCCAAAGAACTTCTTGTCTAAGAAGCAGCTACATTAAGGGGGGCATTAACTTTAGGATGAATAACCTGCCTTGAGAATGTGGGAGAGGACAGaaaaaacactggaagaaaaaccccaGAGACTCAGGTGAGGGGACAATATAAAGCACTAAACacaaggaggggaaaaatgcCATAGCAATGGGAGGTGAAGTACTGAAATACCTTCTTGGTGCCATGACTTAAATCAGGAGTAATATCAGTGGCCaaactttattggaaaaaaaaacccaaaaacaaaccaAGGGGTTGCTGGGAGAGGCTGGAATCTTTTCTTAATACTGAAAATACTAACTCTATCAGCAGTCTCTGATTATGTTGATCATGAGGTGTTGACTGCCTTAGTGGCTTTCATCAAGTCTTTCTAAGATGCCAGGGAGCTATAATGAGTAGCAGCTTGTCTTCCAGGAGTGCTAGAAGACAAGTTCCAACACTGTTTCATTCTGATTATGTTTTTTAGTCAAAAAGTACATGAAGGTGGTAGAAGACAGATTGGGGTGTTAAAGCCCACAGTGTCACCATTATACTACTAGTAGTTAATCTTCTCAAACATTTTTTGGTTTTCCTGCCTTTGATCCTTCTAAACCAGGACACTAATACTTCTCTTCATGGGCCCAGTTTGTGcttggtggtgttttttgtggtgtgttgtgtgtgtttgtgtttttttttttaaccaaccaACCGAAAATGTCCCCTAAGCTTTCAGGGGATCCTAGCTGAGCAAGAGAATCATAACTCATTGATACTCAGTGTTTTGGAAGATGACATCTAGCACGTGACTGTACCCTGATTTTAATAGCATATGTTAGCTGTTTGTCATGATTGGTAGTTTTTCCAGAATGTTTAAATCCCTCAGGGTAACAATAGCCAGAAATACCTTCTTCCTCTGTTATTTGGCTAGCCAAAGATCATATCCTTTCTTCTCCCGTGCACGTTGCGTCTTTGTTCAATCTGTCATCTCCAGGTAGACTATACTTTTGTGTAGCTGCAGTTGGAAAATCATTTAGATTCTTTACACAGAGCAGGATATGACTCTATTAAATGGCAAccaaaaataattgtgtttttttGCATGGCAGTAGTAGTTAGGTCACTTTTGTATACAATTAGGTAATTCACAGCAGCACTTCTCCCTGTATATCTGCCTGTAACATTAAAAACTTAGTGAGGTTGCTTCTGTTACCGTTTCCGGGGGATCCTGGGGCAAGGTATTATTTCTGTTGTCATCTTgactggaatttcttttggtctGGAGCTTAGATGTCATCACTCACTAGTAGTGCAAGATATGCTGCTTGGCTCCTCACTGCTCTGACCATCGGATATCTGTAACTAGAGTTTTCTCGAGagttttttgcctgtttgttaGATTATTCCCTCTTTTATGGGAGGTAAAGGGTAGTGTTTTGTAAAAGtacataaataaaaagcagataTGCTGTCAATATGTGTGTATGAAATCCCCATTTCTctctcacatgcacacacacacacatacattgcTGAAGATTTGTATCGGTACATCCCAAGTGATTCTAAACCTGGCAAGGGAAAAGGTGGGAGAAAGAAGTAAGTGATGACATAATCGGGCCAGTGAAGAAGCTGTAAAATTCCATTTAGTGTGCCTTTGAAAAAACATCTGACCCATGTAATACCTTGTTTAGATTAACTCCAAGCTTTCGTTAAACCTGTATGTAATTGCATTTAAAGACATGCCAGTATCTTTAAGTCTTTAGCCCTGTTCAGTTTTTAGAACGCCATTTGCAGCTCTTCCTATGCCTGTTACCAGGGCATGGCCTTTTACATATAGACAGTGTGGAGTGTATCTGCTTTGAAAACTGTAACCTTTATTTCCTCAgtatgaatgattttttttttttatcttcactgTGACTTGAAACAAGAGGTATTAAAAATGAACTGCTTGGCAGAATGCCGTATGGAAAATTAATTTGCAGACTTCATTAAGGAGAGGATACCAATAATAATTTTAcagtttctgtatttaaaaaaaacccaccaaaaaacctcACCCCTAGTTCTTCTGACTAGTCTTTCAACAATAGCCTGTTGGGTATGCCATCCATGTCTGTCTGTTGGTAGACTCATCATCTGTTCTAATATTTCAGTCTTCAAAAATGCAGGCCAGTTTTTTGGATgttaagtatcttttttttttctttgcttgagtCAGGGTATGGACATGGTTTTAGTGCATGATTCCCATACAGTTTCTTGGATTTGCAGCGGGTACCTCAATTTATTCAGTTCAGTTACTAAATCCTGTCAATTTTAGACAGCTTTTGAGCTTAGTATTTCATCTCTAGAACTGTAGAAgaggatttcttttatttttatgcctTTGAAACTAAAGtatggaaaaaatacatatttgtatTGCAGTGAATTCTTTTGTGCATTTCTACTTAGTGTTACAAAATCAGTTTTATGTATTCATAGACAGTGCTTTACTATGCTGTAGGTGCATGCAATAGGATTTTGTAGAGACTTGTCTAATTCTCAAATTACCTataaattgaaaattaaaaaaaagtgttttacagCATTTAGAAAGGTTCCTGTAAGTTAATTTAAAGATAACTTAATCTGAAATGTTGTTTACCGTTACTCAAGAACAGCTTTTGTGAATGAAGGATAAGAGAACTAATAACTGTCTCCCTGTCCTTGACAGCGTTTCCAGTAGAGTTGCTTTCATTCTTTAGTCTGATGCAAGCTGTTTTCACCTGTTTGTGCATTTCATCCAACAGTGaaatagaagagaaaggagaacgTGATGATGAACACATAAGCCTGACATAGAGATTTGAAGTATTCTTTATTACCTGACAATCTGtcataattttctttttgaagagaaATTTTTATTAAGAGATCCCTTTACAGCtggacagaggaaaaaacaagtggaggaaatGTTTTCTGTATAGGATGTATGTTTTGGCTTGTTATTAAGTCTGTGGAGGGGCTGGAAGATTAAAACAGCATGTGAGAACTGAAAGAGTTGCAAACAGCCTTTGAGAATCTCTAGTAGTAGTAActagtgctagcctgtaaagatagAGTACAGTCAGGAAATTAGATGAATTTTTATCATGTATGCAAGTATGTAGTAGGAAGGTTGATCAGGTACAGATCAGATTTTTATAGATGTAATTGAATACTTGTTGAAGATGTTAGTAAGCAGTAGTAAATGAACATAAGTAGAGCTGGACGtttcaattaaaatttttttttcatgtggtaacttttgcatgcttttttttgtAAGCTGTTTTAGAGTTCCTATGGGCTTTGTTATTTGCTGTAAGTTTTGCTTCTGTGTATCtgatgaaaaaggaagaagatacTTTTAGTAGATACTTCACAACAAAGGATTTATGGTAGCTTAGAGTAGattttgctggtatttttttAGTTGAATGCTAGGGGCAGTGTTATCTTCCATTTTTCGGATTTTAAACTTGCTTCAGAGTTCTGCCATCAATTTGAAAATTGCGTAATTTGGGTTCAAGGAgattgactttttaaaaagtctcTTCATAGCTTCAATTTGTCTGTTTATGGAACTTGAAAAAATAGTTACTCTCAATAGTGGCAAGTCCcataagtaaggaaaaaaaaagcgcttTGTCGAAGAAAGTGTGGTTGCTGTTGTGTTATGCTGGTAAGTCCAGCTTCTCATTTCGTCTGATGAAATAAAATACCTACCAGTAGCAAGGAGTTTAGGACCTGTACTTTGTATACAGTCTGCTGGCCAGCTGCAGGTGGCAATACCTGTTTGAATGGACCTTTTTCTGGTGTCTTTCGTAGATGCATCTTCTGCATGCCATGATACGCTTTGGACTGAGGATTGCTACAGTGCTTGGTATTGCGTTGGCTTTAAAGATAGGAGGAACCAGCAGATTTCAGGGGGTTATAAAAGGAATAATTTAGCAATTAAGGCAGATTGTTGGAGATGCTGAGAAATGTACCTCTGCAACGGATAATGAGACTTCCAGAAAATGTTCCTTAGCACTACAGTTTTGGCTGCTCTTTGGACATTGTTAGTATATAAGTAGACTAAATCATCTGTGTAtgtacaaaaacaaataaaaggttttaaaatatttaatttgaaagtGATCTTTGTTACTGTGTTAGGATTTGCATTCTTTGCATTACAGGCTAATCTGGAAATTAGAATTATctgtttgctgtgctgtgtaTCGGTAGTGAAGTGTTTCAACCTTTAGAAGTTACTGTGACCAAGGTAATACCGCAATTGGGTAATGACTAGAACAGTCAGTGAAAAGCAAAGTTAGAAGGACAGgaggggaaaataataataaacacaAACAACACCCCAACACCCTTGACCCTTCCATGATGTACCTTGCTTCAGCGTCAGTAAAAAGACATATGCATAGCACACCTGTGCTACAAAAAACACCCTATAATAACGCTGCTCACTTTACAGAGGGTAATAAGTAAGCCAGCCTTTTCAGACCTGTCTCTGACAGCTTAGGAAGTAGATGAAGTTGTAAACAGTAATATTGCTGCTGTGGTCTTTTAGAAGAAGAAACTATGCACACCTGAATATCGGTGTAATAATAACCAGTACACAGATGTATTCTTGGTATGACCTTTTTGGGAATAATTTGTGATCTGAGTGTGCAGTTTGGTGTAGGTGAAACATAAATGAGAATAGTGTGTCTTTGTTCTCGTTGATTTAATGCACTGGTTCTTTTCTATTCTTGATTAATTTATGAGACTAAAATGTGCTGTGTGTAACGCATATTATACTTCAACAAATGACTGATAACTACTTGTAGAAGTGGGCCCATACCTTTAATTTACTGCACTTAGGCCACCAAAGGCAATGCATGCTTTAACAGCATACTAAGCGGGAACTAAGGATAAGGTTATTCAGTAAATGTATTTCATGTTAATAATCACCGTAAATAAGGAACTAGTTTATTCTCAATGTGATCGTGCAAGAAGCCATAGCCTAAAGCTAAGATGGAAAAGAGCTCTTGAGTGACAGGAGATACCACGTTATTTATTTTAGCTGATTCTAAAGCATTCACAGAGTTACAAATCGAATGATGGAAGTGCAGCATAATTGCGGTATCAAATTGGAGCACCTGATCATCCTTCTGGCTTTAATGTCTTGCAACACTGTAACTCTTGGTCTGTCTTTGGAATTTGCTAACAAAGATAGTAATTGTGCTACTGTCAGTTGTGGGGTAGAAACCCTTAGCTCATTTTGTTCAAACCTTTGGACACCTACTATGCATTATCAGTGTTTCAAGCAGATTTGGTTTGTGGTTGCAGTTGTACGCAAAAAGTATTTTGCATATGTATTCCATCTTCTGAAGCTGGACAAACCTTCCTGAGAGTGACTGAGTGGTTATAAATGTTTGGCAGGCAGGGATTGTAATGATCCCATACATGCAAATACTAGACAGTATTGCCTGTGACTGTTTAGGTATTTTATCGCTGTTGGTTACCTTATGGACTAAATGACTTGCTGGTACTGAATAAATGAGGACTTCGGACATAGGTGCCATGCAGAAATTAAGAAGAATACTCATCATAGTTCAAATGCAACATTACAATTTAAAAACTGAACTTGTtcaattttattcatttttttacacTTGCAAAGTAGAATCCTGAACGTGTGTTTTTGTAGAGTAGAAGAGTCATGGTAAACTTGTTCACCATTTCCCTTTGAGCAAGCAATTCATTTGTTGTTACgctttctttaaattattttggcaTTATCTTTTGTTCTTCAGctcctaattttttttccctactccACAGTCTTAACATACACTTGCTGGCCTTGACTTTGTCTAAGTTATTTTAATCCTGCTGATAATTTAACCTTTTTTAATTCAGTTAGTAATTTCCCAGAATTTTGCTAGTCTTTTTATCACAATATTTAAAATTAGAGAAAGTGTACATTGACACTAAATATTACTACTGGAAGTTTAAAATAATGCTATATGAATTAAAGAACATTTAAACTGGCATGTATAGGCATAGGAATATGTTTAGTTCTAAGTGTTGCTCCATATGTATATATGAAGTCAGACTTTCACCACTGTGCCAAGCATGAAATTCACATGTAGATATGTCTGTGTGTGGGCACTTAGGGCAATGTGTATTGtcatgtgtttttaaaatttttttctttgtgtttaagtATTTCTTATACTGCTTTCATGAGGTGTGTAGTGTTGGTGAAGCTTTGTAGATTGAGTAGCTTTGACAACCAGGACATATATTTAAGTATCATGG
The window above is part of the Opisthocomus hoazin isolate bOpiHoa1 chromosome 1, bOpiHoa1.hap1, whole genome shotgun sequence genome. Proteins encoded here:
- the TSC22D1 gene encoding TSC22 domain family protein 1 isoform X1 gives rise to the protein MHQPDSAADVSARKMAHPAMFPRRGSSSSSGSSCVAAPTAPGTGVGSAALSAEDYQPPLLVQPPPPSPAASSSAGPQATPPPPQSLNLLSQSQLQPQPLAQAGAQMKKKSGFQITSVTPAQISASMSSNNSIAEDTESYDDLDESHTEDLSSSEILDVSLSRATDLGEPERSSSEETLNNFQEAETPGAVSPNQPHLPQQHAPLPHHPQQSVVINGSVHPHHVHHHHHLHHHHHGHHHPSHPGVGSAPVSGGPPPSPSFRKLSTTGSSDNVISTAPVSAASSTGSPASVVSNIRTTSTPGNLGVSPATGTSTLNNMGGGSSSVLGTMNLSNITSTGNVNALSGTSSSANVSILSGVGNGTGASSSVINNVTNPAAGMAVGSSQQQPASGTSRFRVVKLDSSSEPFKKGRWTCTEFYDKENAVAVSEGVAVNKAVETIKQNPLEVTSERESTSGSSVSSNVSTLSHYTESVGSGEMGAPTMVQQQAFQGVGPQQMDFSSAGPPAIPASSIPQSVSQSQLAQVQLHSQEVNYPQQKPGVQPPAQASLTTVTGVQPAPVSILGVSPSLGHQQPAIQSIAQQQLPYSQPAQTLPVVQQQQLQYGQQQQQQQQTVPAQMATGHVKPVNQNSVTGTMPDYIQHQQILQPPAPAMQPASTGVGAGQPVPVAQAQSMPPSVQAHPAAAPAQPVAHAPAAIPGVGTSGQMLNVGQQGSVAAVVQPPSAANQIPPPVMPSTAAPPSSQVVQPVQTGIMQQGLQASASGLPQQMVIAQQNTLLPVQPQAQGVESVVQGMTGQQLPAVSPIPSASTVPAPSQAGSAVPPGIPSASIGLGQPQNIAQASAVQNGNLAQSVSQPPLISTSIGMPVAQSVPQQIPLSSTQFPAQSLAQSIVSQTEDGRRPTEPSLVGLPQAAGGESGVGASAVSDGGSGNMPSSASLFPLKVLPLTTPLVDGEDESSSGASVVAIDNKIEQAMDLVKSHLMYAVREEVEVLKEQIKELIEKNSQLEQENTLLKTLASPEQLAQFQAQLQTGSPPSSSQSQGTAQQPAQPASQGSGPSA
- the TSC22D1 gene encoding TSC22 domain family protein 1 isoform X2, giving the protein MAHPAMFPRRGSSSSSGSSCVAAPTAPGTGVGSAALSAEDYQPPLLVQPPPPSPAASSSAGPQATPPPPQSLNLLSQSQLQPQPLAQAGAQMKKKSGFQITSVTPAQISASMSSNNSIAEDTESYDDLDESHTEDLSSSEILDVSLSRATDLGEPERSSSEETLNNFQEAETPGAVSPNQPHLPQQHAPLPHHPQQSVVINGSVHPHHVHHHHHLHHHHHGHHHPSHPGVGSAPVSGGPPPSPSFRKLSTTGSSDNVISTAPVSAASSTGSPASVVSNIRTTSTPGNLGVSPATGTSTLNNMGGGSSSVLGTMNLSNITSTGNVNALSGTSSSANVSILSGVGNGTGASSSVINNVTNPAAGMAVGSSQQQPASGTSRFRVVKLDSSSEPFKKGRWTCTEFYDKENAVAVSEGVAVNKAVETIKQNPLEVTSERESTSGSSVSSNVSTLSHYTESVGSGEMGAPTMVQQQAFQGVGPQQMDFSSAGPPAIPASSIPQSVSQSQLAQVQLHSQEVNYPQQKPGVQPPAQASLTTVTGVQPAPVSILGVSPSLGHQQPAIQSIAQQQLPYSQPAQTLPVVQQQQLQYGQQQQQQQQTVPAQMATGHVKPVNQNSVTGTMPDYIQHQQILQPPAPAMQPASTGVGAGQPVPVAQAQSMPPSVQAHPAAAPAQPVAHAPAAIPGVGTSGQMLNVGQQGSVAAVVQPPSAANQIPPPVMPSTAAPPSSQVVQPVQTGIMQQGLQASASGLPQQMVIAQQNTLLPVQPQAQGVESVVQGMTGQQLPAVSPIPSASTVPAPSQAGSAVPPGIPSASIGLGQPQNIAQASAVQNGNLAQSVSQPPLISTSIGMPVAQSVPQQIPLSSTQFPAQSLAQSIVSQTEDGRRPTEPSLVGLPQAAGGESGVGASAVSDGGSGNMPSSASLFPLKVLPLTTPLVDGEDESSSGASVVAIDNKIEQAMDLVKSHLMYAVREEVEVLKEQIKELIEKNSQLEQENTLLKTLASPEQLAQFQAQLQTGSPPSSSQSQGTAQQPAQPASQGSGPSA
- the TSC22D1 gene encoding TSC22 domain family protein 1 isoform X3, yielding MAHPAMFPRRGSSSSSGSSCVAAPTAPGTGVGSAALSAEDYQPPLLVQPPPPSPAASSSAGPQATPPPPQSLNLLSQSQLQPQPLAQAGAQMKKKSGFQITSVTPAQISASMSSNNSIAEDTESYDDLDESHTEDLSSSEILDVSLSRATDLGEPERSSSEETLNNFQEAETPGAVSPNQPHLPQQHAPLPHHPQQSVVINGSVHPHHVHHHHHLHHHHHGHHHPSHPGVGSAPVSGGPPPSPSFRKLSTTGSSDNVISTAPVSAASSTGSPASVVSNIRTTSTPGNLGVSPATGTSTLNNMGGGSSSVLGTMNLSNITSTGNVNALSGTSSSANVSILSGVGNGTGASSSVINNVTNPAAGMAVGSSQQQPASGTSRFRVVKLDSSSEPFKKGRWTCTEFYDKENAVAVSEGVAVNKAVETIKQNPLEVTSERESTSGSSVSSNVSTLSHYTESVGSGEMGAPTMVQQQAFQGVGPQQMDFSSAGPPAIPASSIPQSVSQSQLAQVQLHSQEVNYPQQKPGVQPPAQASLTTVTGVQPAPVSILGVSPSLGHQQPAIQSIAQQQLPYSQPAQTLPVVQQQQLQYGQQQQQQQQTVPAQMATGHVKPVNQNSVTGTMPDYIQHQQILQPPAPAMQPASTGVGAGQPVPVAQAQSMPPSVQAHPAAAPAQPVAHAPAAIPGVGTSGQMLNVGQQGSVAAVVQPPSAANQIPPPVMPSTAAPPSSQVVQPVQTGIMQQGLQASASGLPQQMVIAQQNTLLPVQPQAQGVESVVQGMTGQQLPAVSPIPSASTVPAPSQAGSAVPPGIPSASIGLGQPQNIAQASAVQNGNLAQSVSQPPLISTSIGMPVAQSVPQQIPLSSTQFPAQSLAQSIVSQTEDGRRPTEPSLVGLPQAAGGESGVGASAVSDGGSGNMPSSASLFPLKVLPLTTPLVDGEDERYRMTVKYSTLVCL